A stretch of Alphaproteobacteria bacterium DNA encodes these proteins:
- the hisF gene encoding imidazole glycerol phosphate synthase subunit HisF: protein MLKTRIIPCLDVKDGRVVKGVNFIDLRDAGDPVEQAQVYDAQGADELCFLDISASSDNRGILYDMVEQVAKVCFMPFTVGGGVRSLNDIRTLLLAGADKVSINTEAVKRPEFVREAAEKFGTQCIVVAVDAKGSPEEGFEVFTHGGRNATGIEAVNWAQRMVSLGAGEILLTSMDRDGTKIGFNLPLTRAVADAVSVPVIASGGVGTIEHFSQGVIEGHASAVLAASVFHYGEFTVAQVKQHMYAQGVPVRME from the coding sequence ATGCTAAAAACCCGCATTATTCCATGTTTAGATGTAAAAGATGGTCGCGTTGTTAAAGGCGTGAACTTCATCGATTTGCGCGATGCTGGCGATCCGGTAGAACAAGCGCAAGTATACGATGCTCAGGGCGCGGATGAATTATGCTTTCTTGATATTTCTGCCTCCAGCGACAATCGCGGCATTCTGTACGACATGGTCGAACAAGTAGCCAAGGTATGCTTTATGCCCTTTACAGTCGGTGGCGGCGTGCGCAGCTTAAATGACATTCGCACCCTCTTGCTCGCAGGCGCCGACAAAGTCTCCATCAACACCGAAGCGGTAAAACGCCCAGAATTTGTACGCGAGGCCGCAGAGAAATTTGGCACACAATGCATTGTGGTCGCTGTGGATGCGAAGGGCAGCCCGGAAGAAGGATTCGAAGTTTTTACTCATGGTGGGCGTAATGCCACAGGCATAGAAGCAGTAAACTGGGCGCAACGCATGGTGTCATTAGGTGCAGGAGAAATTTTACTCACATCCATGGATCGTGATGGCACTAAAATTGGCTTTAACTTACCCCTCACACGCGCCGTGGCCGATGCTGTGAGCGTACCGGTTATCGCTTCTGGCGGGGTGGGCACAATAGAGCATTTCTCGCAAGGTGTGATCGAAGGCCATGCCAGTGCTGTATTGGCCGCTTCTGTTTTTCATTATGGCGAATTTACTGTTGCGCAAGTTAAACAACATATGTACGCACAAGGCGTGCCAGTGCGAATGGAGTAA
- the hslV gene encoding ATP-dependent protease subunit HslV, translating into MNEHKPDLWYGTTILCVRKKGEVVMAGDGQVSFGNTVMKSSAKKIRLLGPDKKIIVGFAGATADAFTLFERLEAKLEMHPGNLTRACVELAKDWRTDRYLRRLEAMMAVADKKVSLVLTGNGDVLEPEDGLIGIGSGGSFALSAARALQSVEDLSAREVAERSLHIAADICVYTNHNLTVEALTEKE; encoded by the coding sequence ATGAACGAACATAAACCCGATCTGTGGTATGGCACGACAATCTTATGTGTGCGCAAAAAAGGCGAAGTGGTGATGGCTGGCGATGGTCAGGTGTCGTTTGGCAATACGGTGATGAAATCCTCGGCCAAAAAAATCCGCCTTCTTGGGCCAGATAAAAAGATTATTGTAGGTTTTGCAGGGGCGACTGCTGATGCGTTCACGCTATTTGAACGGCTGGAGGCGAAGCTGGAAATGCATCCGGGCAACCTGACCCGCGCTTGTGTGGAGCTGGCAAAAGACTGGCGTACCGATCGCTATCTGCGCCGCTTAGAGGCTATGATGGCGGTGGCAGACAAAAAAGTATCATTGGTATTAACGGGGAACGGCGACGTGCTGGAACCCGAAGACGGGCTGATTGGTATTGGCTCTGGCGGATCGTTTGCGTTGTCTGCCGCACGGGCATTACAAAGCGTGGAAGATTTGAGTGCGCGTGAAGTGGCGGAACGTTCGTTGCATATAGCAGCAGATATCTGCGTGTACACCAACCATAACCTGACCGTAGAAGCGCTGACAGAGAAGGAATGA
- the hisB gene encoding imidazoleglycerol-phosphate dehydratase HisB yields MRSATVERNTKETQIAVDLAIDGTGKYDIATGIGFLDHMLEQLSRHGLMDITLRATGDLHIDQHHTTEDSGIAIGTAFKKALGDRMGITRYGHAYIPMDETLSRVSIDISGRPYLVWKVDFSKHKIGDMDTELFKEWFQAFAFAAGVTLHVENLYGENNHHIIESCFKGLARAIRSAAAIDPRASGAIPSTKGTLNG; encoded by the coding sequence ATGCGCAGCGCTACTGTTGAACGCAACACCAAAGAAACGCAAATAGCTGTAGATCTTGCGATTGACGGCACAGGAAAATACGACATTGCTACAGGGATCGGCTTTTTAGATCATATGCTGGAGCAATTATCGCGCCATGGCTTAATGGATATCACCCTGCGTGCCACGGGCGATTTACATATCGACCAGCATCACACTACCGAAGATTCCGGCATTGCTATTGGTACGGCTTTTAAAAAAGCTCTGGGCGACCGCATGGGCATTACCCGTTACGGACATGCATATATTCCCATGGACGAAACCCTCAGCCGCGTGAGTATAGATATTTCAGGCCGCCCCTATCTGGTTTGGAAAGTAGATTTTTCCAAACATAAGATCGGTGATATGGATACGGAGCTGTTTAAAGAATGGTTTCAGGCATTTGCGTTCGCAGCCGGAGTGACATTGCATGTCGAAAATTTATATGGTGAAAACAATCATCATATTATCGAATCCTGCTTTAAAGGCCTGGCACGTGCAATACGCAGTGCAGCAGCGATAGATCCACGCGCCAGCGGCGCTATCCCTTCCACAAAAGGCACGTTGAACGGCTGA
- a CDS encoding DUF2628 domain-containing protein: MAKMRIYTIHINPRKKHPYESPIFVAESFNVFAFIFHWIWALSHRMWLATILMLCFWTALNYLNYMQILHPFALMAVQLGYQILIGYQANDLRRARLKKSGYIISDIVTSDNLVRAEQRYFERYFPQGRLPQTPAHTASKNSVATPA; encoded by the coding sequence ATGGCAAAAATGCGGATTTATACGATTCACATCAACCCGCGCAAAAAACATCCCTATGAATCCCCCATCTTTGTGGCGGAATCCTTTAATGTATTTGCATTTATTTTTCATTGGATTTGGGCGCTTTCGCACCGTATGTGGCTTGCAACTATCCTGATGCTGTGCTTTTGGACGGCATTAAACTACCTCAATTACATGCAAATCCTGCATCCTTTTGCGTTAATGGCTGTACAGTTAGGCTATCAGATACTCATCGGTTATCAGGCTAACGATTTGCGACGCGCCCGCTTAAAAAAATCCGGCTATATTATTAGTGACATTGTCACCAGTGATAATCTGGTACGTGCTGAACAGCGCTATTTCGAGCGCTATTTTCCGCAAGGACGTTTACCGCAAACTCCGGCCCATACAGCCTCTAAAAATTCTGTTGCCACTCCGGCATAA
- the hisA gene encoding 1-(5-phosphoribosyl)-5-[(5-phosphoribosylamino)methylideneamino]imidazole-4-carboxamide isomerase — MILYPAIDLKDGNCVRLLHGEMDQATIFSNTPADQAKAFAQEGFEWLHVVDLNGAFAGKPVNKHAVETILSATSVPVQLGGGIRDMATIALWINAGISRVILGTAALRNPELVHDACKEFEGRIAVGIDARNGMVAVEGWAETSDISAKDLAHKFEDAGVAAIIYTDIGRDGAMQGPNFAETVALAESITIPVILSGGMTSLDDVKTLCTHAKSGIQGAILGRALYDGAIQPRAALAAIQESKPC; from the coding sequence ATGATTCTCTATCCTGCCATTGATCTGAAAGACGGAAATTGCGTGCGTTTATTGCATGGCGAGATGGATCAGGCGACCATTTTCTCCAACACCCCTGCCGATCAGGCAAAAGCCTTTGCACAAGAAGGGTTTGAATGGCTGCATGTAGTAGATTTAAATGGTGCATTTGCAGGCAAGCCAGTAAATAAACACGCCGTAGAAACGATTTTATCTGCCACCTCCGTACCAGTACAGCTTGGCGGGGGCATTCGAGATATGGCAACGATTGCACTATGGATCAACGCCGGCATTTCACGGGTAATTTTAGGCACTGCCGCATTGCGCAACCCTGAATTGGTGCACGATGCCTGTAAAGAATTTGAGGGACGCATTGCCGTAGGCATAGATGCGCGCAACGGCATGGTGGCCGTAGAAGGCTGGGCAGAAACTTCGGATATTTCTGCCAAAGATCTCGCCCATAAGTTCGAAGATGCAGGCGTGGCCGCAATCATATATACCGATATTGGCCGCGATGGCGCCATGCAGGGGCCAAATTTTGCCGAAACCGTTGCGTTGGCTGAATCCATCACCATCCCGGTTATTTTGTCCGGCGGCATGACTTCTTTAGATGATGTAAAAACACTCTGCACACATGCCAAAAGTGGCATTCAAGGAGCAATTCTGGGGCGCGCCCTATATGATGGCGCAATACAGCCCCGCGCTGCGCTCGCTGCTATCCAGGAAAGCAAACCATGCTAA
- the hslU gene encoding ATP-dependent protease ATPase subunit HslU, translated as MTELSPREIVSELDRFIIGQKDAKKAVALALRNRWRRHKVEGALREEIVPKNILMIGPTGVGKTEIARRLAKLAGAPFIKVEATKFTEVGYVGRDVESIIRDLMEIAIGLVKERMHKEVRAKAEHHAEERVLDALVGNAAGEETRKKFRTMLRSGELDEKEIEIEVADNGGGGMPSFDIPGMPGAQMGVMNLSDILGKMGGGRTKKRRTTVAESYDILINEESDKLLDQEQITLEAINAVENNGIVFLDEIDKVSARHDAKGGEVSREGVQRDLLPLLEGSSVPTKYGAVKTDHILFIASGAFHMAKPSDLLPELQGRLPIRVELNPLTEEDMERILTEPEASLIKQYTALMETEDAEIVFTEDGIKALAKLATQVNSEVENIGARRLHTIMEKLMEDASYKAPDTKDMKLNIDEDYVQKHVGELAKSADLSKFIL; from the coding sequence ATGACCGAACTTAGCCCACGGGAAATCGTATCGGAGCTGGACAGATTCATTATTGGCCAGAAAGATGCAAAAAAAGCTGTAGCACTTGCCCTTCGTAATCGCTGGAGGCGTCATAAAGTAGAAGGCGCATTGCGCGAAGAAATCGTGCCTAAAAATATTCTCATGATTGGCCCCACCGGTGTGGGAAAAACCGAAATTGCACGCCGCTTGGCCAAGCTTGCCGGCGCGCCATTTATCAAGGTAGAGGCCACCAAATTTACCGAAGTTGGCTATGTTGGTCGCGATGTGGAATCGATTATTCGCGATTTGATGGAAATTGCCATTGGCCTGGTGAAAGAGCGTATGCATAAAGAAGTGCGCGCCAAGGCCGAGCATCATGCAGAAGAACGGGTATTAGACGCATTAGTAGGGAATGCCGCAGGTGAAGAAACCCGTAAAAAGTTCCGCACCATGTTGCGTAGCGGCGAGCTGGATGAAAAAGAAATAGAGATTGAGGTGGCAGACAACGGCGGCGGAGGTATGCCAAGCTTTGACATTCCCGGTATGCCTGGGGCGCAGATGGGCGTGATGAATCTGAGTGACATTCTGGGCAAAATGGGCGGTGGACGCACCAAAAAACGCCGTACCACCGTAGCGGAAAGCTATGATATTTTGATTAATGAAGAAAGCGATAAGCTGCTTGACCAAGAACAGATTACGTTGGAAGCAATTAATGCAGTAGAAAATAATGGCATCGTATTTTTGGATGAAATAGACAAAGTTTCTGCGCGCCATGACGCCAAGGGCGGTGAAGTGAGCCGCGAAGGTGTGCAACGAGATTTGTTGCCACTATTAGAAGGCTCCAGCGTACCCACAAAATATGGCGCCGTAAAAACCGACCATATTTTGTTTATTGCTTCAGGGGCGTTTCACATGGCTAAACCCTCTGATTTGCTGCCAGAATTACAAGGGCGATTGCCAATTCGTGTTGAGCTTAATCCGCTAACCGAAGAAGATATGGAACGTATTCTGACCGAGCCGGAGGCCAGCCTGATTAAACAATATACGGCGCTAATGGAAACGGAAGATGCAGAAATAGTGTTTACCGAAGATGGCATAAAGGCGCTGGCCAAACTTGCTACGCAAGTGAACAGCGAAGTCGAAAACATTGGCGCACGGCGATTGCATACCATTATGGAAAAACTGATGGAAGATGCCAGCTATAAGGCACCCGACACTAAAGACATGAAGTTGAACATTGATGAAGACTATGTCCAAAAGCACGTAGGTGAGCTAGCCAAAAGCGCGGATCTATCTAAGTTCATACTTTGA
- the hisH gene encoding imidazole glycerol phosphate synthase subunit HisH: MAVALIDYGAGNLHSAEKAFRHVAGNQEICVTADPRLIAQADRIVLPGVGAFADCIQGLQAISGLTDALTEAVITRQRPFLGICVGMQMMMESGVEHGIHSGLGWIKGQVEAIHPVNPHYKIPHMGWNDLHIHDDHPVLHNIHAGDHAYFVHSFHALCTNPQDVLATVDYGTPITAIIARDNMIGAQFHPEKSQKTGLKLIKNFLTL; the protein is encoded by the coding sequence ATGGCAGTCGCACTTATAGATTATGGCGCAGGCAATTTACACTCTGCCGAAAAAGCGTTTCGCCATGTGGCTGGCAATCAGGAAATCTGCGTCACCGCAGATCCGCGTCTGATTGCTCAAGCTGACCGCATTGTCTTACCTGGCGTTGGCGCATTTGCCGACTGTATACAAGGTTTGCAAGCTATTTCTGGCTTAACCGATGCACTTACTGAAGCTGTCATTACTCGCCAGCGCCCTTTTTTGGGCATTTGCGTGGGTATGCAAATGATGATGGAATCCGGTGTGGAACACGGCATACATAGCGGCCTTGGCTGGATTAAAGGACAAGTGGAAGCGATCCATCCCGTTAACCCGCATTACAAGATCCCTCATATGGGATGGAACGATTTGCACATACATGACGACCATCCGGTATTGCATAACATACACGCGGGCGACCATGCATATTTTGTGCATAGCTTCCACGCGCTATGCACTAACCCCCAAGATGTTCTTGCAACGGTCGATTATGGCACCCCTATTACCGCTATTATTGCCCGCGACAACATGATTGGCGCGCAGTTTCACCCCGAAAAAAGCCAAAAAACCGGGCTAAAGCTTATAAAAAACTTCCTTACTCTGTAA
- a CDS encoding phosphoribosyl-ATP diphosphatase, with the protein MPKAPLDNTLDALYATIIERRQSNDSDSSYVAKLAKKGRHKICQKLGEEAVETVIEGVADKKKAVVSESSDLLFHLLMLWADMGIKPDDIAKELIRRQSISGIEEKKNRKL; encoded by the coding sequence ATGCCCAAAGCCCCCTTAGACAACACACTTGATGCGTTATATGCCACAATTATTGAACGCCGCCAGTCGAATGATAGCGACAGTTCCTATGTGGCCAAACTTGCGAAAAAAGGCCGCCACAAAATCTGTCAGAAACTTGGCGAAGAGGCGGTGGAAACCGTTATTGAAGGCGTAGCCGATAAGAAAAAAGCGGTGGTCAGCGAAAGCAGTGATTTGCTGTTTCACTTACTCATGCTTTGGGCAGATATGGGTATAAAACCCGATGATATTGCTAAAGAACTTATTCGCCGCCAGAGCATTTCTGGCATAGAAGAAAAAAAGAATCGAAAATTATGA
- a CDS encoding malonic semialdehyde reductase, which yields MLDQPALDLLFNDARTYNDFSDKPVSEALLQQVYELAVMGPTSANCLPMRIVFVQSAAAKEKLKPCLMEGNRDKTMSAPICAIIAMDMEFYEKLPTLFPHTDAKSWFTGKPDYIKSTAFRNSSLQGAYFLLAARALGLDCGPMSGFDEAKVNDAFLAGTTYKANFLVNLGYGTEKNLYPRAPRLSFNDACKIV from the coding sequence ATGTTAGATCAACCCGCCTTAGATTTATTATTTAATGATGCCCGCACCTATAACGACTTCAGCGACAAACCTGTATCTGAAGCATTGCTGCAACAAGTATATGAACTTGCTGTGATGGGGCCGACCAGCGCCAATTGCCTGCCCATGCGCATTGTTTTCGTTCAATCCGCCGCCGCAAAAGAAAAACTTAAGCCATGCTTGATGGAAGGCAATCGCGATAAAACCATGTCTGCACCCATATGTGCCATTATCGCCATGGATATGGAATTTTATGAGAAACTTCCCACTTTATTTCCCCATACGGATGCGAAATCGTGGTTTACAGGCAAGCCGGATTACATCAAATCCACGGCGTTTCGTAATTCTTCCTTACAAGGCGCATATTTTTTACTTGCCGCCCGCGCATTAGGGTTAGACTGCGGCCCTATGTCGGGCTTTGATGAAGCCAAAGTTAACGATGCATTTTTAGCAGGCACCACTTATAAAGCCAACTTCCTTGTTAACTTAGGCTATGGCACAGAGAAAAATCTCTATCCTCGTGCGCCGCGCCTTAGCTTCAATGATGCCTGCAAAATAGTGTGA